A window of Rhododendron vialii isolate Sample 1 chromosome 11a, ASM3025357v1 contains these coding sequences:
- the LOC131308092 gene encoding uncharacterized protein LOC131308092, which produces MKLHAKSMASQKEATNPKHQPLLKPSSNREAVGPPLKRKRNEESISVKQILKQNPDQKIYASEKGRKGNSEEKRNSPTALTRSEPKPLPSFESFAIEEEEGSGGYGTVYKARRKNDRALFAIKCPHANANRHRVHNELKMLERFGGKNYIIKYEGSFKSGKSECLVLEHVEHDRPEVLKREIDVFQLQWYGYCLFKALARLHKQGVVHRDVKPGNFLFSLKVNRGYLIDFNLAMDLHLKYGPIDKSMVGYDVSINCIPLAHAKSLPPTNQKTGKSLEAIHKGAGKGSKPLLLPKNLKRKAVKQTNAFTELGSRNAMESQGADGSWITSAKDATRRGTPSTDRLREPIPCQGRKELISLVHEAMQSSNYKAQSAPASKRKRIAALPGKVDQILVYLTPMPLHSAGYTVAGAGPLENKSVLSILGDRKQKREGPCVGTKGFRAPEVLFRSQHQGTKVDIWSAGVTLLYLMIGRTPFTGEPEQNIKEIARLTGSEDLWEVAKLHNGESSFPVDLLDVQFLSSMKLRDWCKQNTKRPEFLDLIPRSLFDLVDKCLIVNPRQRISAEEALRHGFFSPCHEGL; this is translated from the exons ATGAAATTACATGCCAAATCAATGGCCTCTCAGAAGGAAGCAACGAATCCTAAACACCAACCTCTCTTGAAGCCATCGAGCAACCGTGAGGCTGTTGGGCCTCCATTAAAGCGTAAAAGGAATGAAGAGTCTATTTCTGTGAAGCAGATTTTAAAGCAGAACCCTGACCAAAAGATTTACGCTAGCGAAAAGGGGCGAAAGGGAAATTCTGAAGAGAAAAGGAACAGTCCTACTGCCCTCACCCGTAGT GAGCCAAAACCTCTACCAAGTTTTGAAAGTTTTGCTATAGAAGAGGAAGAAGGTTCAG GTGGTTACGGCACAGTCTACAAGGCACGGAGGAAGAATGACAGAGCATTATTTGCTATTAAAT GTCCTCATGCAAATGCTAATAGACACCGTGTTCATAATGAGCTGAAGATGCTGGAGCGATTTGG GGGGAAGAACTATATCATAAAGTATGAAGGTTCTTTCAAGAGTGGAAAATCTGAGTGCCTTGTTTTAGAGCATGTTGAGCATGACAGACCTGAG GTCTTAAAGAGAGAAATAGATGTTTTCCAGCTCCAGTGGTATGGCTACTGTTTGTTCAAAGCCCTTGCGCGCTTACATAAGCAG GGTGTAGTTCACAGAGATGTTAAACCTGGCAACTTCCTTTTCTCCCTTAAGGTCAATAGAGGTTATCTCATTGACTTTAACCTTGCTATG GATCTCCATCTGAAGTATGGACCTATTG ACAAATCAATGGTGGGCTATGATGTGAGCATCAATTGTATTCCACTTGCCCATGCCAAATCTCTTCCTCCTACCAATCAGAAGACAGGTAAATCCTTGGAAGCAATCCATAAGGGCGCAGGAAAAGGCTCTAAACCACTTTTATTACCCAAGAATTTAAAAAGGAAAGCTGTGAAACAAACAAATGCCTTCACGGAGTTAGGCAGTAGGAATGCGATGGAAAGCCAAGGCGCAGATGGCTCTTGGATTACTTCAGCAAAGGATGCAACAAGACGTGGAACTCCATCAACAGATAGATTGAGGGAACCCATCCCATGCCAAGGTAGAAAAGAGTTGATCAGCCTGGTGCATGAAGCAATGCAGAGTTCAAATTACAAAGCACAAAGTGCTCCAGCTTCCAAGAGAAAAAGGATTGCTGCACTTCCTGGAAAAGTAGATCAAATACTTGTTTACCTTACTCCAATGCCACTGCACTCCGCTGGCTATACTGTTGCTGGTGCTGGGCCGCTGGAGAACAAaagtgtattgtctattttag GGGATAGAAAGCAAAAGAGAGAAGGCCCTTGTGTTGGAACCAAGGGCTTTCGAGCTCCAGAG GTACTATTCAGATCGCAACATCAAGGCACCAAAGTTGATATCTGGTCTGCAGGGGTCACCTTACTATATTTGATGATTGGACGAACACCATTTACTGGTGAACCTGAACA GAATATCAAAGAAATCGCAAGGTTGACGGGCAGTGAAGATCTCTGGGAAGTGGCCAAGCTGCATAATGGTGAATCTTCATTTCCAGTG GATCTTTTAGATGTACAATTCTTGTCATCTATGAAGCTGCGAGATTGGTGCAAACAGAACACGAAAAGACCAGAATTCTTGGATCTTATTCCGAGATCACTATTTGATCTTGTGGATAAGTGCCTAATCGTGAACCCAAGACAGAGGATAAGTGCAGAAGAAGCACTAAGGCACGGGTTCTTTTCTCCATGCCATGAGGGCCTATGA
- the LOC131308498 gene encoding uncharacterized protein LOC131308498, producing the protein MATHKANAPPPNPNSLAIQIRKIIDEEHIAITNDVLVIANADRVGLGPAFQLGFPSQLAPIYPLAEEVLPFESPSLDWNRFSSDIPNHLWHRPNAKYIEWLDRMLEAKGDLWKQIGIRDAILLSRSLIDMDKNLFLTASQFWLVTTNSFHFKVGLMSPTLQNLAFLTGLRPHGIEANYFLSQKTPYFEYKEPLSFAPFINHYAKKGPVEDNEHVAFLLYWLNKFIFCVSANRVTKDFIDLACALASGQKLALGPLVLAHLYRGMKELISNKFIFAPGPLWVMTLWLWSYFPKLGPPMVKKSEHTCYGLHYTDARGPRYAFGTYFKFFYHELTGMGKNWLPFVRDTVPWWLKQEASNPGDDFDDHFEIWSSFLISRDLMYGMAYTPTNYKCGVEYYNAAQFARQFGLCQLTPLPPYQSLNEDFTNRPVVQPKDLERVRNTLPELRKAFALHPYAERIDKGAKFDSWWGGYTRMHFVKPYLDVLTTLLPQSA; encoded by the coding sequence ATGGCGACCCACAAAGCTAATGCTCCGCCTCCAAATCCCAACAGCCTCGCCATCCAAATCCGCAAAATCATTGACGAAGAGCACATAGCAATTACCAATGACGTCTTAGTCATTGCAAACGCTGATCGAGTTGGGTTGGGGCCCGCGTTTCAACTAGGGTTTCCCTCCCAACTTGCCCCGATATACCCATTGGCTGAGGAAGTCCTTCCTTTTGAATCTCCGTCCCTTGACTGGAATCGTTTCAGCTCTGATATTCCCAATCACCTTTGGCACAGACCTAACGCCAAATACATAGAGTGGCTTGATCGAATGCTTGAGGCCAAGGGTGATTTGTGGAAGCAAATAGGGATCCGAGACGCCATTCTGCTCAGTCGATCACTTATTGATATGGACAAAAATCTCTTCCTGACTGCTTCTCAATTCTGGTTAGTTACCACAAACTCATTCCATTTTAAGGTAGGCCTCATGAGCCCCACCCTTCAGAACTTGGCTTTCCTGACAGGCCTCCGTCCCCATGGGATAGAGGCCAATTACTTCCTGTCACAAAAAACTCCTTACTTTGAGTATAAAGAACCCTTGTCTTTTGCCCCTTTCATTAACCATTATGCCAAAAAGGGACCTGTTGAGGATAATGAACACGTGGCCTTCCTCCTGTATTGGTTAAACAAATTTATCTTCTGTGTTTCTGCGAATAGGGTCACCAAGGATTTCATAGACTTGGCCTGTGCCCTAGCTTCTGGGCAGAAGCTGGCATTAGGCCCCTTGGTTTTAGCCCATCTTTACCGTGGTATGAAGGAACTGATCAGCAACAAGTTTATCTTTGCTCCCGGACCCCTGTGGGTCATGACCCTATGGTTATGGTCTTATTTCCCTAAGCTTGGCCCACCTATGGTCAAAAAGTCAGAACACACCTGCTACGGCCTCCATTACACTGATGCTCGCGGCCCTAGATATGCTTTCGGGACCTACTTCAAATTCTTCTACCATGAACTCACTGGGATGGGGAAGAACTGGCTGCCCTTTGTCAGGGACACGGTGCCCTGGTGGCTAAAACAAGAAGCCTCAAATCCGGGTGATGACTTTGATGACCATTTCGAGATCTGGAGCAGCTTTCTGATTTCCAGGGACCTCATGTATGGCATGGCCTATACTCCTACCAATTACAAGTGTGGAGTTGAATACTATAATGCAGCCCAATTTGCTAGACAGTTCGGCCTTTGTCAACTCACTCCATTACCTCCATACCAGTCCTTGAATGAGGACTTCACTAATAGGCCAGTGGTTCAACCAAAGGACTTAGAAAGGGTCAGGAACACTCTCCCTGAGCTTAGGAAGGCCTTTGCCCTTCATCCCTATGCTGAACGCATTGACAAAGGAGCCAAATTTGATAGTTGGTGGGGAGGTTACACAAGAATGCATTTCGTCAAACCCTATCTGGATGTCTTAACCACACTTCTGCCTCAATCTGCTTGA
- the LOC131308499 gene encoding uncharacterized protein LOC131308499, with protein sequence MADEQRDLVVPDPLPLNSHFAPTAYTTPSCVRLPTITANNYKIKHGNAKHWLSTLPGNSITSWAQMSVAFFKKFFPRGKTLRLRQEITTFQQAENEQFDEAWERYGDLILKCPHHDIPEWQLVQSFYSGLLLPHHVMVDASCGGSVMVKNEEDAWQLFETMSKGSLQNVSFERRGKSITAGSDKPRGMNEIKPSHDLHSKVEILTEKVEKLLCMGHATPQPPPYQGACSLCASLAHFITDCPAAPQFPIFVEEQVNTAQGYSNARGFSQPGNDPYSSTYNLGWSKHPNFSWKSQEQGSSSAQ encoded by the exons ATGGCTGATGAGCAGAGGGACTTAGTTGTACCTGATCCCCTCCCTCTCAACTCACACTTCGCCCCCACAGCGTACACTACGCCATCATGTGTACGACTACCCACGATCACGGCTAACAACTATAAGATTAAGCACG GGAATGCCAAACATTGGCTTAGTACTTTGCCAGGCAATTCTATAACATCTTGGGCGCAAATGAGTGTggcattttttaagaaattcttCCCCAGAGGAAAAACACTCAGACTTCGACAGGAGATTACCACTTTTCAACAAGCTGAGAATGAACAGTTCGATGAGGCTTGGGAGAGATATGGGGATCTCATTCTTAAGTGTCCGCACCATGACATACCTGAGTGGCAATTAGTACAAAGTTTTTATTCTGGGCTGCTTCTACCACATCATGTGATGGTTGATGCCTCATGTGGAGGCTCTGTGATGGTTAAGAATGAAGAGGATGCCTGGCAGTTGTTCGAAACTATGAGCAAAGGGTCCCtacaaaatgtttcttttgagaGGAGAGGTAAGTCAATCACTGCTGGTTCTGATAAGCCACGAGGTATGAACGAGATTAAACCATCTCATGACCTCCATTCTAAAGTAGAAATATTGACTGAAAAGGTTGAAAAGCTTCTTTGCATGGGACATGCCACCCCACAGCCTCCACCTTATCAGGGGGCATGTTCTTTATGTGCTAGTCTGGCCCATTTCATTACTGATTGTCCTGCAGCCCCACAATTCCCCATTTTTGTGGAGGAGCAAGTTAACACTGCACAAGGGTACTCTAATGCACGAGGTTTCTCCCAACCAGGTAATGATCCATATTCTAGTACTTACAACCTAGGATGGAGCAAACACCCCAACTTCTCATGGAAATCACAAGAGCAGGGCAGCTCCTCTGCTCAGTAG
- the LOC131308093 gene encoding uncharacterized protein LOC131308093, producing MKGVKRFGKRGKLQPRYVGSFEVLEKIGEVSYRLALPPELSYVHEVFHVSMLQRYLPNFDEKLLVTTPTELRENLSYIVKPEKIVDWKNKVLRNKVIPLVKVWWTNQRGGEATWETEEDVRKKYPYLFPIQGSDT from the exons ATGAAGGGAGTGAAACGGTTTGGAAAAAGGGGAAAGTTGCAGCCAAGGTATGTTGGGTCGTTTGAGGTTTtagagaagattggggaagtaAGTTACCGTTTAGCATTACCACCGGAGCTATCCTATGTTCACGAAGTCTTCCATGTATCTATGTTGCAACGGTATTTGCCTAATTTCGATGAGAAACTGCTTGTAACGACTCCTACTGAACTTCGGGAGAATCTCAGCTACATAGTAAAGCCGGAGAAAATCGTTGACTGGAAGAACAAGGTTCTTAGGAACAAAGTGATACCGTTAGTTAAAGTGTGGTGGACTAATCAACGTGGGGGAGAAGCGACATGGGAAACAGAGGAGGACGTGCGAAAGAAATATCCGTATCTCTTCCCAATACAAG gaagcgaCACGTAG